In a genomic window of Desulfovibrionales bacterium:
- a CDS encoding type IV pilus twitching motility protein PilT, producing MAQIDAFFKLMHEQGASDLHLISGSQPILRIRGEMERVKYKVMENDELKAMLYEITPEDKIKIFEETGDLDFGHEISGLARYRANFFMQKYGIGAVFREIPSDILSAEQLGLPAVVKNLATLPKGMILVTGPTGSGKSTTLAAIIDHANATRKDHIITVEDPIEFVHKSKGCIVNHREVGTHTKSFAAALRASLREDPDIILVGELRDLETIALAMEAAMTGHLVFATVHTLNASKTVDRMIEIFPANQQPQVRSTLADALRAVVSQTMFKRVDIKGRCVALEILIATPAVRNLIREGKTYQIASAMQTGKKYGMQTLDDAIMELLQKGWIDATEAYNKSINKEKFTQFLKKPPEDFTEV from the coding sequence ATGGCCCAGATTGACGCCTTTTTTAAATTGATGCATGAGCAGGGCGCTTCGGACCTGCATCTTATATCCGGATCTCAACCTATCTTGCGTATTCGGGGCGAGATGGAACGGGTCAAGTATAAGGTCATGGAAAACGACGAACTAAAGGCCATGCTCTATGAGATCACCCCAGAGGACAAGATCAAGATATTTGAGGAGACCGGTGATCTTGATTTCGGTCATGAGATATCGGGATTAGCCAGATATCGCGCCAATTTTTTCATGCAGAAATACGGCATAGGGGCGGTTTTCAGAGAGATACCGAGCGATATCCTGTCGGCCGAACAATTGGGTCTGCCGGCGGTGGTCAAGAACTTGGCTACGCTCCCTAAGGGTATGATATTGGTAACCGGCCCTACCGGCAGCGGTAAATCAACGACGCTGGCCGCGATTATTGATCACGCCAATGCGACCCGCAAGGATCATATTATCACGGTTGAAGACCCTATCGAGTTTGTGCACAAGAGCAAGGGCTGTATCGTGAATCATCGTGAGGTAGGGACGCATACGAAGTCTTTTGCCGCGGCCCTCAGGGCCAGCTTGCGTGAAGACCCGGACATTATCCTGGTCGGTGAACTGCGTGATCTGGAGACTATCGCCCTGGCCATGGAGGCGGCTATGACCGGCCATTTGGTTTTTGCCACCGTACATACATTGAACGCCTCCAAGACCGTGGACCGCATGATTGAAATCTTCCCGGCCAACCAGCAGCCCCAGGTGCGCTCCACACTGGCTGATGCCTTGCGGGCTGTGGTCTCACAGACCATGTTTAAGCGCGTGGACATTAAAGGCAGGTGCGTGGCCTTGGAAATATTGATTGCCACGCCCGCGGTGCGCAACCTCATCCGTGAGGGAAAAACTTATCAAATCGCGTCTGCCATGCAGACCGGCAAGAAATACGGCATGCAGACCCTGGACGATGCCATCATGGAACTCCTGCAGAAAGGGTGGATCGATGCCACCGAGGCGTATAACAAGAGTATCAACAAAGAAAAATTTACTCAATTTTTAAAGAAGCCGCCGGAAGATTTCACGGAGGTATAA